In the bacterium genome, one interval contains:
- a CDS encoding twin-arginine translocase TatA/TatE family subunit, with the protein MFGIGMPELLVILVVALVVLGPKRLPEVAKALGKGLAEFRKATADLTEELRGAQTMIEREARETDRATRPPAASRPMPAGVEQRVEPAPAAAPASEAVEPVVAPVGDPPRD; encoded by the coding sequence ATGTTTGGCATCGGTATGCCGGAGCTGCTCGTCATCCTCGTGGTGGCGTTGGTCGTGCTCGGTCCCAAGCGGCTGCCCGAGGTCGCCAAGGCCCTGGGCAAGGGCCTGGCGGAGTTCCGCAAGGCGACCGCCGACCTGACCGAGGAATTGCGCGGCGCGCAGACCATGATCGAGCGCGAGGCGCGCGAAACCGATCGCGCCACCCGGCCGCCCGCGGCCAGTCGACCGATGCCGGCCGGCGTCGAGCAGCGCGTCGAGCCGGCGCCCGCGGCCGCGCCGGCGAGCGAGGCCGTCGAGCCGGTGGTCGCGCCGGTCGGTGACCCTCCGCGCGACTGA
- the tatC gene encoding twin-arginine translocase subunit TatC: protein MSDVQMPLTAHLEELRWRLIKALLAITVAFIAVYNFSDLLFEVLTRPLIGLHDGSVQLIGTGVTEAFFTKLKVSAIAALFVASPVIFYQLWMFVAPGLYDAEKKYARPFVFFATVFFALGAAFCYVVVFPVGYRFFLAEYATIGVSPSIRISEYLSFTARMLLAFGVTFELPVVTFFLARLGMVTHRSMLRYFRYAVLVIVIVAAVLTPGPDVASQMLMAGPLLVLYVLSIGVAYVFARAPAPAAEAADDSAE from the coding sequence ATGTCCGACGTCCAGATGCCGCTCACGGCGCATCTCGAGGAGTTGCGCTGGCGGCTCATCAAGGCGCTGCTGGCGATCACCGTCGCCTTCATCGCCGTCTACAACTTCTCGGACCTGCTCTTCGAAGTCCTGACGCGGCCGTTGATCGGCTTGCACGACGGCTCGGTGCAGTTGATCGGCACCGGCGTCACCGAGGCGTTCTTCACCAAGCTCAAGGTCTCGGCGATCGCCGCGCTCTTCGTCGCCAGTCCGGTGATCTTCTACCAACTCTGGATGTTCGTCGCGCCGGGTCTGTACGATGCCGAGAAGAAGTACGCCCGGCCGTTCGTGTTCTTCGCCACCGTCTTCTTCGCGCTCGGCGCCGCCTTCTGCTACGTGGTCGTCTTCCCGGTCGGCTACCGCTTTTTTCTCGCCGAGTACGCGACGATCGGGGTGTCGCCGTCGATCCGCATCAGCGAGTACCTGTCGTTCACGGCGCGCATGCTGCTCGCCTTCGGCGTCACGTTCGAGCTGCCGGTCGTGACGTTCTTCCTCGCCCGCCTCGGGATGGTGACGCACCGGAGCATGCTGCGCTACTTCCGCTATGCCGTGCTGGTGATCGTCATCGTCGCGGCGGTGCTCACGCCGGGCCCCGACGTCGCGTCGCAGATGCTGATGGCCGGACCCCTGCTGGTGCTGTACGTGCTCAGCATCGGCGTCGCGTACGTCTTCGCGCGCGCTCCGGCTCCCGCCGCCGAGGCCGCCGATGACAGCGCGGAGTGA